The Candidatus Dadabacteria bacterium sequence TGTCTCCGAAAGAACTGAGAATTACACTAAACTCAGTTTTCTCTTCGGCCGCAGGAGCGGCTTCGGCACCGGCAGCAGTGGCAACAGCAACTTGTGGCGCAGCGGCCTGAACACCGAACTTTTCCTTTATTTCCTCTATCAGTTCGGAGATCTCAAGCATGCTAGCTTGTTCAAGATAAGTGACAACGTCTGTTCTACTAATATCGGGCATTTTTATTCCTCCTTGATAAAACAGTTCTACAGCTTTTTATTTAGTTTTCTTTTCTTTTAAACCTTCTAACACATTGACAATGTTTGAGCGTGCCTGCTCCAAGACTCCCACAAGGTTGCC is a genomic window containing:
- the rplL gene encoding 50S ribosomal protein L7/L12; the encoded protein is MPDISRTDVVTYLEQASMLEISELIEEIKEKFGVQAAAPQVAVATAAGAEAAPAAEEKTEFSVILSSFGDKKIQVIKAVREIAGLGLKESKELVEGVPKPVKEGVSKDEAADIKKKLEDAGATVEVN